Proteins from one Scylla paramamosain isolate STU-SP2022 chromosome 3, ASM3559412v1, whole genome shotgun sequence genomic window:
- the LOC135088766 gene encoding LOW QUALITY PROTEIN: T-complex protein 1 subunit gamma-like (The sequence of the model RefSeq protein was modified relative to this genomic sequence to represent the inferred CDS: deleted 1 base in 1 codon) produces the protein MAAGSSTEVGPQDMFRPVDQNTKSESGRKVQIQNINAGKMIADVIRTCLGPRWMLKMLMDPMGGVVMTNDGNAILREITVQHPAAKHMIEIARTQDEEVGDGTSSVVILAGEMLVVAEQYLEQNMHPLIIIQGYRQALDHAPGALKDTLRSWEEPSKRAVCWTGS, from the exons atggccgccggctcctcCACTGAGGTCGGCCCCCAGGACATGTTCCGgcctgtgg ATCAGAACACCAAGAGTGAGTCTGGAAGGAAGGTCCAG ATACAGAACATTAATGCTGGCAAG ATGATTGCCGACGTCATCCGCACCTGCCTGGGCCCTCGTTGGATGCTGAAGATGCTGATGGATCCGATGGGGGGCGTGGTGATGACTAACgatggtaatgctattttgagGGAGATTACTGTGCAACACCCTGCCGCCAAGCACATGATTGAGATTGCGCGGACCCAGGATGAAGAG GTGGGTGACGGAACAAGCAGTGTGGTGATCCTGGCAGGGGAGATGCTGGTGGTGGCTGAGCAGTACCTGGAGCAGAACATGCATCCGCTTATCATCATTCAGGGGTACAGACAGGCCCTCGACCATGCTCCGGGGGCCCTTAAAGACACCCTCAG ATCCTGGGAGGAGCCATCGAAGAGAGCTGTGTGCTGGACGGGATCATGA